The genomic interval TGACTTGTTGTAATCGCATCATGATGATTTTCTGAAGTATTGATATTATGATTGTAGCGGCTGACACCCGCATATTTTAGCTTATCAGCCTGCCCGGGTTTCAATATGCCAAGACAGGCACAGATTGTCAGATCGTATTTGGATTTGATTTCTTCGACTGCCTCAGCCACATGATTCAGTTCCCGATCAGTCGGCCCTTTACCGCTCGCCACAATACAGTAAGTACCGGAGCGCATCTGCTGTGCTTTCTCAGCACCTCTTATAATCGAATTCTTGTCCAGCATCCGATACTTTTCAATTGGTGCAGTAGAGTCTCTTGACTGTGCGCAGTATCCGCAGTTTTCCGAACAATTTCCGGATTTTGTATTAATAATCATATTCAGTTTTACTTTGTTTCCATAATAGTGTTTACGAATCTGATATGCACCGTTTAACAATTGCAAGATATCATCATCAGGGCATTTCAGTATGCCCATTGCTTCTTCATCCGTCAGTTCATATCCGTCCAAAACACCTTTTGCCAGTTTACTGTATTCCATATATGCATCTCCTCCCCGTTTACGCTGCATTCTCTTTTTGAAAACGTTGAACCCCGATTCCTGATTTTCTAAGTCTGTATGCGAAAAGTCCTGCGCCAATTGAAAGAATAATATCTTTCGGTAATGGCACCATCATCCATGCCCAGGCTAGTCCGTATGTGAACCCCTCCGGTGCATCAAACCAGAGAATATACGCCGCATACATCCAGTTAGTCCCAAAAACATAATTAATTGCCAAACCAATCAGTGCTGCAGTTATGTACATTGGCAGACTCCTTTTCTTTTCAATCAATTTTCCGGCAACATAAGCTACTAGAATAAAAGACAAAATGAAACCAAATGTCGGCGTAAAGAAAACCGCAGCTCCTCCTTTGAATTGTGCAAATATAGGTGCACCTACAAGCCCGAGCATCATGTAAACAAACATGGAAAATGCTCCGAGTCTGCTACCCAGCACTATACCTGCGAGCACCGCAAAAAATGTCTGTAACGTTATCGGTACACCACCAACAACCATAAATGGTGCAATTGATGTGATATTTGCACCGATTGCCGTCATCGCTACAAACACGCTGGCTGTAGTAATGTTAAGTGCTGACCAGTTTGTTTTGGCCATAATCGTCACCTCCTAATTATATATTGTTAACCTAATAATATTTTGGTTAACAATTATAGTGCAAAGAATATCATAAACTCTTATAAAATAGAAGACCTTAAAATAAAAATTAGAAATTTCATTATTGATTGAGGAATTTC from Lentibacillus cibarius carries:
- the bioB gene encoding biotin synthase BioB; translation: MEYSKLAKGVLDGYELTDEEAMGILKCPDDDILQLLNGAYQIRKHYYGNKVKLNMIINTKSGNCSENCGYCAQSRDSTAPIEKYRMLDKNSIIRGAEKAQQMRSGTYCIVASGKGPTDRELNHVAEAVEEIKSKYDLTICACLGILKPGQADKLKYAGVSRYNHNINTSENHHDAITTSHTYQDRVRTVNQAKQAGMSPCSGVIVGMKETKEDVVEMAKALKELDADSIPVNFLHAIDGTMLEGTDELNPVYCLKVLAMFRYVNPTKEIRISGGREVNLKSLQPLGLYAANSIFIGDYLTTLGREDTEDHQMLRDLGFEPDFIYDEANI
- a CDS encoding biotin transporter BioY; translation: MAKTNWSALNITTASVFVAMTAIGANITSIAPFMVVGGVPITLQTFFAVLAGIVLGSRLGAFSMFVYMMLGLVGAPIFAQFKGGAAVFFTPTFGFILSFILVAYVAGKLIEKKRSLPMYITAALIGLAINYVFGTNWMYAAYILWFDAPEGFTYGLAWAWMMVPLPKDIILSIGAGLFAYRLRKSGIGVQRFQKENAA